A genomic region of Cannabis sativa cultivar Pink pepper isolate KNU-18-1 chromosome 1, ASM2916894v1, whole genome shotgun sequence contains the following coding sequences:
- the LOC115707268 gene encoding uncharacterized protein LOC115707268, protein MKTIMRFNLSFFFLSGIIISMAAAEYHHDQENQLFGAYNGEELSSIAGYGEEKLSTVLVTGSVLCETCLHAAHLHAWPVSGALVGVTCHINGQKGKSSWIKGVTDEYGDFTIDLPSHLHAIPHLDRKCSVKILRIPKNSLCKPAYVKRHKSLSLSSVGNGIRTYDAGTVRFQHLTSTTKQGCVGKQNS, encoded by the exons ATGAAGACCATCATGAGGTTCAatctctccttcttcttcctctctgGGATTATTATTTCAATGGCCGCTGCCGAGTACCATCATGATCAAGAAAACCAGTTATTTGGGGCGTATAACGGTGAAGAGTTATCGTCCATAGCCGGATATGGGGAAGAGAAGCTTTCCACCGTTCTTGTTACGGGCTCAGTTCTTTGTGAGACTTGTCTTCATGCAGCTCATCTCCATGCATGGCCAGTTTCAG GTGCTCTTGTTGGCGTTACCTGCCATATAAATGGACAAAAGGGTAAATCAAGTTGGATAAAAGGTGTGACAGATGAATATGGAGATTTCACCATTGACCTTCCTTCTCACTTGCATGCTATTCCCCACTTGGACAGAAAATGTTCAGTTAAAATTCTTAGGATACCAAAGAACTCCTTATGCAAACCGGCTTATGTGAAGAGGCACAAGAGCCTGAGTTTGTCGTCTGTCGGTAATGGAATTCGAACCTATGATGCCGGAACAGTTAGGTTCCAACATTTGACATCTACAACAAAACAAGGATGCGTTGGAAAACAGAACAGCTGA
- the LOC115707269 gene encoding acyl carrier protein 3, mitochondrial, translated as MQSIKNAILSHVRAGRSADTLLSANRNMLKRLTYQMSTSTATNTDQVMGRVIGLVKKFDKIDASKVTETADFQKDLNLDSLDRVELVMAFEQEFSIEIPDERADKLTCCADVAKFLVKGAEQKS; from the exons ATGCAAAGCATTAAAAATGCCATCTTGTCGCATGTCAGAGCAGGGAGATCAGCTGATACACTGCTCTCTGCAAATAGGAATATGCTGAAACGGCTAACCTATCAGATGTCCACATCAACCGCAACCAACACTGATCAAGTAATGGGTCGAGTGATTGGACTTGTTaagaaatttgataaaattgatgCCTCTAAG GTTACCGAAACAGCTGATTTTCAAAAGGACTTGAACCTAGACAGCTTAGATCGGGTTGAGCTTGTCATGGCTTTTGAACAAGAATTTTCCATTGAAATTCCTGATGAGAGGGCAGACAAGTTGACTTGCTGTGCTGATGTTGCTAAATTCTTAGTTAAAGGGGCTGAGCAGAAATCTTGA